GAGCAGCGAGAGGTCGTCGCGGTCGCGACGGGCGGTGTGCACCGCGAGGAAGAGGGCGGGCAGCGTGAGCAGGATGATCGCCGGGTTCATCAGCCCCTGGAAGGCCACCACCGGGTGGGTGGCGGTCACCTTGCCGTCGCTGAGGACGTTGGTGTTCACCGTGTAGTAGTTGATCGGCTCCTGGTTGAGCAGCCACTGCCAGGGGTAGGAGGCGATGCCCTCGGGGCCGTGGGGGCTGGTGAGCTTGGCGGCGTAGTCGAACATCGCTCGGGTGTGCACCAGGGGGTTGTGGTACGCCGACCAGAAGTGGTCGAGGCCGTAGAGCACGCCGAGGTAGACGAGCATCGCCACCGCAGCGCAGGTGGCCAGCGGGGCCAGCCGCTCGACCGCCCGGCGGCGCAGCGAGAGATCCGTCCCGCGGGTGCGCAGCAGCACCCGGCCGGCCTCGAGCAGGGCGAGGGCGATCAGCGCGTAGGGGGCGACCAGCTTCACGCAGCCCCCCAGGCCGAGCAGGGCGCCGGCGAGCACCGGGCGGTCGCGGAGGTAGAGGGCGGCGGCGGCGAGCATGAAGACGACCACGAACACGTCCAGGGTCGCGATCCGCCCGTGCACCAGCGAGAGGTTGTCGGCGGCCATCAGCCCGGCCGCGCCCAGCGCCAGCCAGGCGCCGCCGCCGGCGGCCCGGACCACCCAGAACATGGCGAGGATGGCCAGGCAGCCGAAGATCAGCGGGAGGATCCGCCAGCCCAGCGCCCCATCGCCGAAGACGCGCATCCCCAGGGCGATGAGCAGCTTGCCCAGCGGGGGATGCTCCTGGTTGGGGTCGAGACCGGCGGGCGAGCCCGCGTAGTGGTCGCCGCCGGGGACGTGGAACCCGAGGATCACCCGGGCGGCGTTGACGTAGT
The window above is part of the Candidatus Dormiibacterota bacterium genome. Proteins encoded here:
- a CDS encoding phospholipid carrier-dependent glycosyltransferase, which translates into the protein MPAPASLARRSWARGATLLASPRAPFALLALVSLLSLGARAWWLDHPSRALIFDEAYYVNAARVILGFHVPGGDHYAGSPAGLDPNQEHPPLGKLLIALGMRVFGDGALGWRILPLIFGCLAILAMFWVVRAAGGGAWLALGAAGLMAADNLSLVHGRIATLDVFVVVFMLAAAALYLRDRPVLAGALLGLGGCVKLVAPYALIALALLEAGRVLLRTRGTDLSLRRRAVERLAPLATCAAVAMLVYLGVLYGLDHFWSAYHNPLVHTRAMFDYAAKLTSPHGPEGIASYPWQWLLNQEPINYYTVNTNVLSDGKVTATHPVVAFQGLMNPAIILLTLPALFLAVHTARRDRDDLSLLAVAWFLGTFIPFVVAAAPLGSFGNRISYLYYMVIVLPAVYLAVARLLSHPSLPRAVLAGYACILGYWFEALYPFRTWSGG